GCCCGGACGTGATGTTCGTGATCCAGCGCGTGCTGGAAACCGAGGGCAAGCTGACGCTGCTGGATCAGAACCGCGTGATCCGCCCGAACCCGTATTTCCGGCTGTTCGCGACCGCGAACACGGTCGGGCTGGGCGACACCAGCGGACTGTACCACGGCACGCAGCAGATCAATCAGGGGCAGATGGATCGCTGGAACGTGGTCGTCACGCTCAACTATCTGCCTGCCGCCACCGAGGCGCAGATCGTGCTCGCCAAGTCCGGCGAATACGACAAGCCCGAGGGCAAGAAGCTGGTCGAGAACATGGTCCGGGTCGCCGACCTGACGCGCAAGGGGTTCGTGAACGGTGACATCTCGACGGTGATGAGCCCGCGGACCGTCATCACCTGGGCGCAGAACGCGCTGATCTTCGGTGATGTCGGCTTCGCGTTCCGGCTGTCGTTCCTCAACAAGTGCGACGAGGCGGAGCGCGCGCTGGTGGCGGAATATTACCAGCGCGTGTTCGGCAAGGATCTGCCCGAGAGCGTGGTCGGCAAGGGGTGAGCGGAGTATCCTGCCCTGACGGTCGCCTCCCCGGCCGCCGAGTCCACAGCCCGGCCGAGTTCAAGGTCGATGCGAGTGCTGCGAAAAGATAATGGCTACCGATACCCCCCTCGATCGCTTCAAGGCCGTGCTGGGCGGCGCAGCGCGTGCGCTGTCCGACGAGGCGGAGGTGGAACTCGCCTATACCGCGGACACGCCGGTGCAGTCGGGCAAGCACCTCCGCGTGCCGATGCCGGCGCGGACCCTGCCGGCGGATCAGGTTGCGGAGGCGCGGGGGTTCGCGGATGCCTTCGCGCTGCGGCTGCGGCATCACGACGATACGCTCCACATGCGCGGGGCGCCGGCGGAAGCGACCGCGCGCTCGGTCTATGATGCGATCGAGAATGCACGCGTCGAGGCGCTGGGCAGTCGCGGGTACGAGGGGATTGCGGAGAACCTGTCGCGCGCGCTCGACGTGCGGTTGCGCAGCGACCCGATCACGCGTGCGCGGAACAGGAGTGAAGTGCCGCTGGCGTCCGCGCTGGGATTGATGGTGCGCGAGGCGCTGACCGGGCGGCTGCCGCCGATCGAGGCCGAGCCGGGGTTGGCGTTGGTGCGGGAATGGATCGGCGGGAAGGCCGACCTGAGCACGCTGGCGCTCGCGCTGGACGATCAGCGCGCCTTTCAGGGGCTGACCCGCAAGCTGCTGGAACAGCTTGAACTCGTCGAGGGCGAGCAGGAGCCG
The genomic region above belongs to Sphingomonas phyllosphaerae 5.2 and contains:
- the cobS gene encoding cobaltochelatase subunit CobS, with amino-acid sequence MTDIPNTQPDSRDTTILDAPDKMVRVRDLFGIDSDMEVPAFSEADERVPDLDPAYVFDPDTTLAIAAGFAHNRRVMVQGYHGTGKSSHIEQVAARLKWPCIRINLDAHISRIDLVGRDAIVLRDGQQVTEFREGLLPWALQTPTALVFDEYDAGRPDVMFVIQRVLETEGKLTLLDQNRVIRPNPYFRLFATANTVGLGDTSGLYHGTQQINQGQMDRWNVVVTLNYLPAATEAQIVLAKSGEYDKPEGKKLVENMVRVADLTRKGFVNGDISTVMSPRTVITWAQNALIFGDVGFAFRLSFLNKCDEAERALVAEYYQRVFGKDLPESVVGKG